In a single window of the Zea mays cultivar B73 chromosome 5, Zm-B73-REFERENCE-NAM-5.0, whole genome shotgun sequence genome:
- the LOC100276358 gene encoding uncharacterized protein isoform X2, with protein sequence MLIMSSWEAKARQFLLEEEKEDDELFLVIVPAVLLAMQEEKRSVRTRSTSAHGSAKKRKKNHVASVLEDYLEHRKKQTEKTVEALLEMKSREEEYSIERCLDIVDALEELTDEEKAAAAEVFKNEVNREMFVIAKQKIPNVGLIWLRRKISRIAST encoded by the exons ATAATGAGTTCCTGGGAGGCGAAAGCTAGACAGTTTCTGTTAGAGGAGGAAAAAGAGGATGATGAACTCTTCTTAGTAATTGTCCCTGCTGTTCTCttggccatgcaagaagagaAAAGGTCAGTCCGTACCAGAAGTACGTCAGCACATGGAAGCGCGAAAAAGCGGAAGAAAAATCATGTTGCAAGTGTTCTGGAAGACTATTTGGAGCACAGGAAGAAGCAAACGGAGAAGACTGTAGAGGCGTTACTTGAGATGAAGAGTCGTGAAGAGGAGTACTCTATTGAGAGGTGTCTTGACATAGTTGATGCATTGGAGGAGTTGACGGATGAGGAGAAGGCCGCTGCAGCAGAGGTGTTCAAGAATGAAGTGAATCGGGAGATGTTTGTGATTGCGAAGCAAAAAATTCCAAATGTGGGGTTGatttggcttcggaggaagataag TAGGATTGCATCTACCTGA
- the LOC103625890 gene encoding putative cyclin-dependent kinase F-2 — protein sequence MAAASNLVNGGVAALQIEGEPEEPQSQTNAAAALAPVPWLPSVAERYERREKLGEGMFGDVYEAWDRVHDHLVAVKRLSGRTNDRFVKTSIPEFAREVMSLAACRGHPSIVQLLATHVDGNRADGDCFAVTEHAGPMNLRQYMDARRANGDPFDEDEVRDVMRQLLAGAEHTHGAGVLHRNIVPENVVVGMDGATSKMVYKICGFGMSKPAAQTDKDDSGLLASPSPYRAPELFLGSKDYDGRVDTWSLGCIMAELVTGAGVPFFGGALDKEVFDKMMHVVGTKGIVKWQGLERVAPREKVASLQKVGHRERGYLHKMFPPKVLSSAGFKVLEGLLHSNPDRRLSAADALRMPWFRRRCSLGACFMPHGASMKSG from the coding sequence ATGGCTGCCGCCTCGAATCTCGTCAACGGCGGCGTAGCGGCGCTGCAGATTGAGGGGGAGCCAGAGGAACCACAGAGTCAGACCAACGCGGCAGCAGCGTTGGCCCCTGTCCCCTGGCTGCCTTCCGTGGCGGAGCGGTACGAGCGCCGCGAGAAGCTGGGCGAAGGCATGTTCGGCGACGTGTACGAGGCCTGGGACCGCGTGCACGACCACCTCGTCGCCGTGAAGAGGCTCTCGGGGAGGACCAACGATCGCTTCGTGAAGACATCCATCCCCGAGTTCGCGCGAGAGGTCATGTCCCTGGCGGCGTGTCGCGGCCACCCTTCCATCGTCCAGCTCCTGGCCACGCACGTCGACGGCAACCGCGCCGACGGTGACTGCTTCGCCGTCACGGAGCACGCCGGGCCCATGAACCTGCGCCAGTACATGGACGCTCGCCGCGCAAACGGAGATCCGTTCGACGAGGACGAGGTACGCGACGTCATGAGGCAGCTCCTTGCCGGCGCGGAGCACACGCACGGGGCGGGCGTCCTGCACAGGAACATCGTCCCGGAGAACGTGGTCGTCGGCATGGACGGCGCGACCAGTAAGATGGTGTACAAGATATGCGGCTTCGGCATGTCCAAGCCGGCGGCGCAGACAGACAAGGACGACTCTGGGCTGTTGGCGTCGCCCAGCCCGTACCGCGCGCCGGAGCTTTTCCTCGGCTCCAAGGACTACGACGGACGGGTCGACACATGGTCGCTTGGCTGCATCATGGCCGAGCTCGTCACCGGCGCCGGCGTACCTTTCTTTGGCGGCGCGCTGGACAAAGAGGTCTTTGACAAGATGATGCACGTGGTCGGCACCAAGGGCATCGTCAAGTGGCAAGGGCTGGAGCGTGTGGCGCCGAGGGAGAAGGTGGCCAGCCTTCAGAAGGTGGGACACCGGGAGCGCGGCTACCTGCACAAGATGTTCCCGCCGAAGGTGCTGTCTTCGGCTGGCTTCAAGGTCTTGGAAGGGCTGCTGCACAGCAACCCGGATCGTAGGCTCTCCGCAGCGGACGCGCTTAGGATGCCATGGTTCCGGCGTCGTTGCTCCTTGGGTGCCTGCTTCATGCCTCATGGTGCTAGCATGAAAAGCGGCTAG
- the LOC100276358 gene encoding uncharacterized protein LOC100276358, translating to MSSWEAKARQFLLEEEKEDDELFLVIVPAVLLAMQEEKRSVRTRSTSAHGSAKKRKKNHVASVLEDYLEHRKKQTEKTVEALLEMKSREEEYSIERCLDIVDALEELTDEEKAAAAEVFKNEVNREMFVIAKQKIPNVGLIWLRRKISRIAST from the exons ATGAGTTCCTGGGAGGCGAAAGCTAGACAGTTTCTGTTAGAGGAGGAAAAAGAGGATGATGAACTCTTCTTAGTAATTGTCCCTGCTGTTCTCttggccatgcaagaagagaAAAGGTCAGTCCGTACCAGAAGTACGTCAGCACATGGAAGCGCGAAAAAGCGGAAGAAAAATCATGTTGCAAGTGTTCTGGAAGACTATTTGGAGCACAGGAAGAAGCAAACGGAGAAGACTGTAGAGGCGTTACTTGAGATGAAGAGTCGTGAAGAGGAGTACTCTATTGAGAGGTGTCTTGACATAGTTGATGCATTGGAGGAGTTGACGGATGAGGAGAAGGCCGCTGCAGCAGAGGTGTTCAAGAATGAAGTGAATCGGGAGATGTTTGTGATTGCGAAGCAAAAAATTCCAAATGTGGGGTTGatttggcttcggaggaagataag TAGGATTGCATCTACCTGA
- the LOC100273037 gene encoding photosystem I assembly factor PSA3, chloroplastic isoform X1 produces the protein MGALPVAHSLALTAAFLPCRRPAAHGRCRRRRYRAVVAYMEPNPNSPAAIAGRLVGALPIVGLVARILNDEGGVGGDIIDFAEFRRRVSKKCTVMDSKAFYDFNQRRGKPGDPFYVLLCCWLAAIGAGLLKTEEILEGVARLRISNDIEFEEETFIDMMRAAKEKRAKLKAPAPQIPMETRAEKALEAIYVCCFGQDMVEDEDEKLLRAILNAVFPSVGRAAVERMVASMAKQVASGERKRDGRTVSKEVQQRQLKDLEFLKQNKLESS, from the exons ATGGGGGCGCTACCCGTCGCCCACAGTCTCGCTCTCACCGCCGCGTTCCTCCCGTGCCGCCGCCCCGCGGCCCACGGCCGGTGCCGGCGCCGGCGGTACAGAGCGGTGGTGGCGTACATGGAGCCGAACCCCAACTCGCCGGCGGCCATCGCGGGGCGCCTCGTCGGCGCCCTTCCCATCGTGGGCCTCGTGGCGCGCATCCTCAACGACGAGGGCGGCGTCGGCGGCGACATCATCGACTTCGCCGAGTTCCGCCGCCGCGTCAGCAAGAAGTGCACGGTCATGGACTCCAAGGCCTTCTACGACTTCAACCAACGACGCGGGAAG CCAGGCGATCCCTTCTACGTTCTACTGTGCTGCTGGCTGGCCGCCATCGGCGCCGGGCTGCTCAAAACGGAGGAGATCTTGGAAGGCGTGGCGCGCCTCCGCATCTCCAACGACATCGAGTTCGAGGAGGAGACGTTCATCGACATGATGAGGGCGGCAAAGGAG AAAAGGGCGAAGCTGAAGGCTCCTGCTCCGCAGATACCGATGGAGACGCGGGCGGAGAAGGCCCTCGAAGCCATCTACGTGTGCTGCTTCGGTCAGGACATGGtggaggacgaggacgagaaGCTTCTCCGGGCGATACTGAACGCCGTGTTCCCCTCCGTCGGGCGGGCCGCGGTCGAGAGGATGGTGGCGTCCATGGCCAAGCAGGTGGCCTCCGGCGAGAGGAAGCGGGACGGGAGGACCGTGTCCAAGGAAGTGCAGCAGCGGCAGCTCAAGGACCTGGAGTTTCTGAAGCAGAACAAGCTGGAGTCGTCGTGA
- the LOC103625889 gene encoding ATP-sulfurylase 3, chloroplastic-like — protein sequence MATQAAFLAGFSQLAAQPGRDRAVAVAVAPAPGPARVAVAAVGSAKLGVKAGTSRTAAVARLGVRCRASLIEPDGGRLVDLVAPEEGGRRAALRREAAELPHRLRLGRVDKEWVHVLSEGWASPLQGFMREHEFLQALHFNAIRGQDGRMVNMSVPIVLSVGDAQRRAIQADGATRVALVDERDRPIAVLSDIEIYKHNKEERVARTWGTTAPGLPYVEEAITNAGDWLVGGDLEVIEPIKYNDGLDQYRLSPAQLREEFARRNADAVFAFQLRNPVHNGHALLMTDTRKRLLEMGYKNPVLLLHPLGGFTKADDVPLSWRMKQHEKVLEEGVLNPESTVVAIFPSPMHYAGPTEVQWHAKARINAGANFYIVGRDPAGMSHPTEKRDLYDADHGKKVLSMAPGLERLNILPFKVAAYDTKQKKMDFFDPSRKDDFLFISGTKMRTLAKNRESPPDGFMCPGGWKVLVEYYDSLVPSEGSSKLREPVAA from the exons ATGGCGACACAGGCCGCTTTCCTCGCAGGGTTCTCGCAGCTCGCCGCGCAGCCGGGCCGCGACCGCGccgtggcggtggcggtggcgccgGCGCCGGGCCCGGCCCGGGTGGCCGTTGCGGCGGTGGGTAGCGCCAAGTTGGGCGTGAAGGCGGGGACGTCCAGGACCGCGGCGGTGGCGCGCCTCGGGGTGCGGTGCCGGGCCAGCCTGATCGAGCCCGACGGCGGGCGGCTGGTGGACCTGGTGGCGCCCGAGGAGGGCGGGCGGCGCGCGGCGCTGCGGCGGGAGGCGGCGGAGCTGCCGCACCGGCTGCGCTTGGGCCGCGTCGACAAGGAATGGGTCCACGTCCTCAGCGAAGGGTGGGCGAGCCCGCTGCAAGGGTTCATGCGCGAGCATGAGTTCCTCCAAGCACTTCATTTCAATGCCATCCGCGGCCAGGATGGCAGGATGGTCAACATGTCCGTCCCCATCGTGCTCTCTGTCGGGGACGCACAGCGAAGGGCCATCCAGGCCGACGGCGCCACGCGCGTCGCGCTCGTTGACGAGCGCGACCGCCCCATCGCCGTCCTCAGCGA CATTGAGATCTATAAGCATAATAAGGAAGAAAGGGTAGCACGGACATGGGGGACAACTGCACCTGGATTACCTTATGTCGAGGAGGCAATTACCAATGCTGGTGACTGGTTGGTTGGTGGGGACTTGGAGGTTATAGAACCAATCAAGTACAACGATGGTCTAGATCAGTATCGCCTGTCTCCAGCACAGCTGCGTGAAGAGTTTGCCAGGCGCAATGCTGATGCAGTATTTGCCTTTCAGCTTCGCAATCCTGTACACAATGGGCATGCTCTTCTTATGACCGACACACGCAAACGTCTCCTTGAGATGGGTTATAAAAACCCTGTTCTTCTGCTCCATCCACTGGGAGGATTCACAAAAGCAGATGATGTGCCTCTTAGTTGGAGAATGAAGCAACATGAGAAG GTTCTTGAGGAAGGTGTCCTCAACCCAGAATCAACTGTTGTTGCGATCTTTCCCTCTCCAATGCATTATGCTGGGCCAACTGAGGTGCAGTGGCATGCTAAGGCTCGTATTAATGCTGGTGCAAATTTCTATATTGTTGGAAGGGATCCTGCTGGTATGAGCCATCCCACGGAGAAAAGGGACCTCTATGATGCTGACCACGGGAAGAAGGTTTTGAGCATGGCTCCTGGCCTCGAGAGGCTCAACATCCTTCCTTTCAAG GTGGCTGCATATGACACAAAGCAAAAGAAAATGGATTTCTTCGATCCATCAAGGAAAGATGATTTCCTCTTCATCTCTGGCACAAAG ATGCGCACTCTTGCCAAGAACCGCGAGAGTCCCCCGGATGGTTTTATGTGCCCGGGTGGCTGGAAAGTGCTCGTTGAATACTATGACAGCTTGGTGCCATCCGAGGGCAGCAGCAAGCTGCGCGAGCCAGTTGCAGCCTGA